One Candidatus Nanoarchaeia archaeon DNA segment encodes these proteins:
- a CDS encoding polymorphic toxin-type HINT domain-containing protein: MKDCFQVSIRGILLTWLASMFVFGIMSLLAVPSLAEPSARLAYVFEARPDSEFTEQNAANLCMNSQGQRCIGLVFFEQIPEFNRILLNLDVVDVVGDNIDVEIYPLTGKPAGSLTANSIRPFIQFGENKVRVTLDRDSPASYSIDVTRVANPYGFALVPAVPSSTITPTQKFISSASLDIQEAITECERQGITRNLAYRCSPTACTSNEFEYSYSCGAFSGKSCCGERPRQRELQTQQPQAPATQEVSRPAPETEANPAQAPVPESPSTSASPVSQPQAPATPSTSPESRVQATGPSSPDRQPSGRPATRAAPSSDVRQADRERQFPGAPSHVSPAAYQLEAPEQAESECELVSARWEGAGRPGATIDVIDVFEGSAVSLVAGAENCENQEIEFHIFERGVFGWGNAPVGSAPSAIVQNGRAEAIWTAEYQEDGFLQGRPEFMFTVRQGNGGMSRDSENLIRVGHLENPLVPLQGCVPESCGLGLEATYGDDALEGVNLFLGALERAENVFSIEGITFNLSLDLFYSRKNLKLPSEMGGDWIINKPFMIENEPGQFILFLDGDHFQLIGQDGIYYMYNDPNTRIRFDGRSWSIEFTNGHRYVLAHQTTVGELRRWDISEMRFGNNAVAYEYEDKVYALENKDEQRYQAEISYLKRITDEVGRAAVFSYRTTVLRDGAGFPFSVLDAVELTDPNGAVVRRYEFQYNRMLAGVDQVSLEGDQRRTLLSFGYYGDGRLAQITNEFGGTASFFYTGDRVSGVTVFNGVHPAAYLISYSSGDLVFSTRVRERGRGSITYVFGADTERKGLLKEQIFSKEDGSELSRFSFEYDISHEGDPYYQNLVSERHQEGVLAISTEYSDFFKGKPQRILQSGFEDAADDDIIVSLEYDPGTLLIERYLEEDGGSGALLYLEEYAYTPNHLIEEIRTCADASEASDGICERWIVYGYRYDDKLREIEQRVSYEQDGAATASRSLSFVYEQAHEQEAVFPSASRYGGDLLISDTYDPLNQLLSTDYPVESSFQYDEFGFSTSVQSASSHTSYAYDFDSDPVHMRVEESINDNSERATDVYFEGTGDVLRLSVPYQPGFRLRYTYQADIGPDGLLHAASIGSSEGTRDYEPEVLYLESTAYSMEYSDDMFKDPESVGRGDSAYQMSRTLDSRTLTLPTGYTIIESLGAYGEVQRRSYGGSEEYSVAYDLDRPSHTLTVTRESIRKVLTFNLIGQVVSDKTFSNGELVSEIMLEYDLFGEVSAAEYIVDGEVRRSVQMERDDAGRLVYYDDGSDTLASRYANNQLDSVTDRGRLRDIRYDGDTVSYYDGYAVSYDGVGRIIHVVDRRGDEYALEWDSIDRPIRITKLREGVFNVEVRHTYYPWGIRQTESSDGSAVFATVDYTYDEDHTLIRIDSTDRRDGSAAVMEFSALGEITRVDDNGNEYVFSYGPPHKLRSIRYPDDSIVDQDYIDELESYATRDETGEISAIDHPDEIEALVPQRDQIAADDFLDGLLGSVGAIELKDAGSGLSGDWIGSGLAITGAAVAGSPDCLGQDPGLPVCEDHCTEYRGRFNDYDGQLRIMGLGRKFQCGELGGEMIPGWSPAQQLICCVQYVDTEFGDDSIEEFPPYEVMLEPGCRVECTDEHGKEIDYLTPFEHYNPCNKEVIGYQSWTTIQKCESWVVDIALSIAEGVVYDTGKMLPWKWDEWYRDVEDAYFKFQSDDGFWNYADYLGNLFSGPGGLVTGGAGRGVSSVSSLYKQGAKAFVRNLAERGSGAMRNLGRSFRELPGDFFNRRPAFAGCSSFLAGTEVETSEGKKAIEELRAGDIIQSYSISQEQENKNVVTEVIRGMGNSYLILQYGNQQIETTGDHLFFTGKGYTPAELLAPGDTIFVLENGSLVPTEVTDIETVNEKVRTYNLEVKGDHNYFANGALVHNIGCPTTPGPRTISQRGAEREIRANRYHLGDRPNVPASQVSSSPEPPSTTRLGLTDPNDKKKLLHLLNLLRGGG, translated from the coding sequence GTGAAAGACTGCTTTCAGGTCTCAATACGGGGAATTCTGCTGACTTGGCTTGCGAGCATGTTTGTTTTTGGAATTATGAGCCTCCTTGCTGTTCCTAGCCTGGCTGAGCCGAGCGCAAGACTCGCTTATGTATTTGAGGCAAGGCCTGATTCAGAGTTTACAGAGCAGAATGCGGCAAACCTCTGCATGAACAGCCAAGGCCAGAGATGCATTGGGCTGGTTTTCTTTGAGCAGATCCCTGAGTTTAACAGGATCCTCCTTAACCTTGATGTTGTTGATGTTGTTGGAGACAACATTGATGTTGAGATTTATCCTTTAACAGGGAAGCCTGCAGGCAGCCTTACGGCAAATAGTATAAGACCATTCATTCAATTTGGAGAAAATAAAGTAAGGGTAACTCTTGATCGGGATTCTCCTGCCAGCTATAGCATTGATGTTACAAGGGTTGCAAATCCCTATGGTTTTGCTCTTGTTCCTGCGGTTCCTTCATCTACAATAACACCAACCCAGAAATTCATTAGTAGCGCTTCTCTCGATATCCAGGAAGCGATCACTGAATGCGAGCGGCAAGGCATTACCAGGAATCTTGCATACCGGTGCAGTCCGACAGCGTGCACTTCCAATGAGTTTGAGTACTCGTACAGCTGCGGAGCTTTCTCAGGCAAGAGCTGCTGCGGAGAAAGGCCGAGGCAGCGAGAACTCCAAACACAGCAACCGCAAGCTCCTGCAACGCAGGAGGTATCACGGCCTGCTCCTGAAACTGAGGCAAACCCGGCCCAGGCTCCAGTTCCGGAATCACCTTCAACAAGCGCAAGCCCAGTTAGCCAGCCTCAAGCTCCTGCAACGCCTTCAACGAGCCCAGAGTCTCGAGTCCAGGCAACAGGTCCGAGTAGTCCGGATCGGCAACCTTCCGGCCGGCCGGCCACGCGAGCAGCACCTTCATCAGATGTACGACAAGCTGATCGTGAGAGGCAGTTTCCAGGAGCACCCTCTCATGTTTCTCCTGCCGCATATCAGCTTGAGGCTCCTGAACAGGCCGAAAGTGAATGCGAGCTTGTTTCTGCAAGGTGGGAAGGTGCAGGAAGGCCAGGAGCAACCATAGATGTTATAGATGTTTTTGAGGGAAGTGCTGTGTCCCTTGTTGCAGGGGCAGAGAATTGCGAGAATCAGGAGATCGAATTTCATATTTTTGAGAGAGGTGTCTTTGGTTGGGGGAATGCGCCTGTTGGGTCTGCGCCTTCTGCAATTGTCCAGAATGGGAGAGCAGAGGCGATCTGGACTGCGGAATACCAGGAAGATGGCTTTCTTCAGGGAAGGCCTGAATTTATGTTTACTGTGAGGCAGGGAAATGGGGGAATGAGCAGGGATTCTGAGAATCTGATTCGGGTCGGGCATTTGGAGAATCCGCTTGTTCCTCTCCAGGGATGCGTTCCAGAGAGCTGCGGTTTGGGTTTGGAGGCGACATATGGCGATGATGCTCTTGAGGGGGTAAATCTCTTTTTGGGGGCGTTGGAGAGGGCTGAGAATGTCTTTTCAATAGAGGGAATTACGTTTAACCTGAGCCTTGATTTGTTTTACAGCAGGAAAAACCTCAAATTGCCATCTGAGATGGGGGGAGATTGGATTATTAACAAGCCGTTTATGATTGAAAATGAGCCTGGCCAATTCATTCTTTTCCTTGATGGAGATCATTTTCAGTTGATTGGACAGGACGGAATTTATTATATGTATAATGACCCGAATACAAGAATACGATTTGATGGGAGATCCTGGTCTATTGAGTTCACCAATGGGCATAGATACGTCCTCGCCCATCAAACAACAGTTGGAGAGCTGAGAAGGTGGGACATCAGCGAGATGCGGTTTGGGAATAATGCAGTTGCTTATGAGTATGAGGATAAGGTGTATGCATTGGAAAACAAGGATGAACAGAGGTATCAGGCAGAGATTTCTTATCTCAAGAGGATTACTGATGAAGTAGGGAGGGCTGCTGTGTTTTCGTACAGGACAACTGTGTTGAGGGACGGCGCTGGATTTCCTTTCTCTGTGCTCGATGCTGTAGAATTGACGGACCCTAATGGAGCTGTGGTTAGAAGATATGAGTTTCAATATAACAGAATGCTGGCAGGCGTGGATCAGGTGAGTTTGGAAGGAGATCAACGGAGAACTCTGCTGAGTTTCGGGTATTACGGAGACGGCAGGCTGGCACAGATAACAAACGAGTTTGGCGGAACGGCTTCCTTCTTTTATACGGGCGATAGAGTTTCTGGGGTAACAGTATTCAATGGTGTCCATCCTGCTGCGTACCTGATTTCGTATAGCTCCGGCGATTTGGTTTTTTCGACACGAGTACGAGAGCGGGGGAGGGGCTCTATTACCTACGTCTTTGGCGCAGACACTGAAAGGAAAGGGTTACTTAAAGAACAGATCTTCTCTAAGGAGGATGGAAGCGAATTATCAAGGTTCTCATTTGAGTATGATATCAGCCATGAGGGCGATCCTTATTATCAAAATCTTGTGTCTGAGCGGCACCAGGAAGGCGTTCTGGCGATCTCAACCGAGTACAGTGATTTCTTTAAAGGAAAGCCGCAGCGAATCCTGCAGTCGGGTTTTGAGGATGCTGCCGATGACGACATTATTGTTTCTTTGGAGTATGATCCTGGAACACTGCTTATTGAGAGATATCTGGAAGAGGATGGCGGCAGCGGAGCGCTGCTTTATCTGGAGGAGTATGCTTATACTCCCAATCATCTTATTGAAGAAATAAGAACCTGTGCCGATGCATCGGAGGCATCTGATGGCATCTGCGAGAGATGGATTGTTTATGGGTACAGATATGATGATAAACTGAGAGAGATTGAGCAGAGAGTTTCTTATGAGCAGGATGGGGCAGCAACTGCATCAAGATCGTTATCCTTTGTATACGAGCAAGCACATGAGCAAGAAGCAGTTTTTCCTTCAGCATCAAGGTATGGGGGGGACCTTCTTATTTCTGATACGTATGACCCCCTCAATCAGCTCCTTTCTACAGACTACCCTGTGGAGAGCTCATTCCAGTATGATGAGTTTGGTTTTTCAACTTCTGTTCAATCTGCATCAAGCCATACCAGCTATGCGTATGACTTTGATTCGGATCCTGTGCATATGCGTGTAGAAGAGTCTATTAACGATAACTCTGAGCGAGCAACTGATGTCTATTTTGAAGGCACAGGAGATGTGCTCCGGCTTTCTGTTCCTTACCAGCCGGGATTCCGGCTTCGGTATACCTATCAGGCAGATATTGGGCCGGATGGGCTTCTTCATGCAGCCAGCATAGGATCATCAGAAGGCACGAGGGATTATGAGCCAGAGGTCTTGTATTTAGAGTCCACTGCATACTCTATGGAGTATTCAGATGACATGTTTAAGGATCCTGAGTCTGTTGGGAGGGGCGATAGCGCTTATCAGATGTCTAGAACATTAGATTCCCGCACATTGACGCTGCCAACAGGGTATACTATTATTGAAAGCCTGGGTGCGTATGGCGAGGTTCAGAGAAGATCCTACGGGGGCTCTGAAGAGTATAGTGTTGCTTATGATCTCGACAGGCCGAGTCATACGTTGACTGTTACGAGAGAAAGCATCAGAAAAGTGTTAACATTCAACCTTATTGGCCAGGTTGTTTCGGACAAGACGTTCAGCAACGGCGAATTGGTGAGCGAGATTATGCTTGAATACGATCTGTTTGGGGAGGTTTCTGCTGCAGAGTATATTGTGGATGGAGAAGTGAGACGCAGCGTTCAGATGGAGCGTGATGATGCAGGCAGGTTGGTGTATTATGATGATGGGTCAGATACGCTGGCAAGCAGGTATGCTAATAACCAACTGGATTCTGTGACTGACAGAGGAAGGCTAAGGGATATTCGGTATGATGGGGATACTGTGAGCTACTATGACGGATACGCTGTCTCTTATGATGGTGTTGGGAGGATTATACATGTGGTTGACAGAAGGGGCGACGAATATGCCCTTGAATGGGATAGCATTGACAGGCCAATACGGATTACTAAACTTCGGGAGGGGGTTTTCAATGTAGAAGTAAGGCATACCTATTATCCTTGGGGGATTCGGCAAACAGAGTCTTCAGATGGAAGCGCTGTTTTTGCAACCGTTGATTATACGTATGATGAGGATCATACCCTCATCAGGATAGATTCTACTGACAGGAGGGATGGCTCTGCAGCAGTGATGGAGTTTAGTGCGCTTGGGGAGATTACCAGAGTAGATGATAATGGCAATGAGTATGTATTTTCTTATGGGCCACCTCATAAGCTGAGATCGATCAGGTATCCTGATGACTCAATCGTTGATCAGGATTATATTGATGAGTTGGAGAGTTATGCAACCAGAGATGAAACCGGAGAGATTAGCGCTATAGACCACCCTGATGAGATAGAGGCTCTTGTTCCGCAAAGGGACCAGATTGCTGCGGATGATTTCTTGGATGGATTGCTGGGGTCTGTCGGAGCGATAGAGCTGAAGGATGCTGGCAGCGGATTATCAGGGGACTGGATTGGGTCTGGGCTAGCCATCACAGGGGCAGCTGTCGCAGGCAGTCCTGATTGTTTGGGCCAGGATCCAGGCCTTCCGGTTTGCGAGGACCATTGCACAGAGTATCGCGGAAGATTCAATGATTATGATGGCCAATTGCGCATCATGGGCCTTGGCAGAAAATTCCAATGCGGAGAATTGGGAGGAGAGATGATTCCTGGCTGGTCTCCTGCCCAGCAGCTTATTTGCTGTGTGCAGTATGTTGATACTGAGTTTGGAGATGATTCTATTGAAGAATTCCCCCCTTATGAGGTCATGCTGGAGCCAGGCTGCCGTGTAGAATGCACTGATGAGCATGGAAAGGAAATCGATTACCTAACGCCTTTCGAACACTATAACCCCTGTAATAAAGAGGTGATCGGATACCAATCCTGGACTACAATTCAAAAATGCGAGAGTTGGGTGGTTGACATTGCGCTGTCTATTGCTGAGGGAGTAGTATATGATACTGGAAAGATGCTTCCCTGGAAGTGGGATGAATGGTATCGTGATGTGGAAGATGCTTATTTTAAGTTCCAAAGCGACGACGGATTCTGGAATTATGCTGATTATTTGGGAAATCTTTTCTCCGGTCCTGGAGGTCTGGTAACCGGAGGAGCAGGCAGAGGAGTAAGTTCTGTTTCTTCGCTGTATAAGCAGGGAGCGAAGGCGTTTGTGAGGAACCTGGCTGAGAGGGGTTCGGGTGCGATGAGGAATCTCGGCAGAAGTTTTAGAGAATTACCCGGGGACTTTTTCAATCGCAGGCCCGCATTTGCTGGCTGCAGCAGTTTCTTGGCTGGAACTGAGGTAGAGACTTCTGAAGGGAAGAAGGCTATTGAAGAGCTGCGGGCTGGGGATATTATTCAATCTTATTCTATTTCACAAGAGCAGGAAAACAAGAACGTTGTGACAGAGGTTATTAGAGGGATGGGGAATTCTTATTTGATTCTGCAGTATGGCAACCAGCAGATCGAGACTACAGGGGATCATTTGTTCTTTACAGGAAAGGGATATACGCCGGCTGAATTGCTAGCTCCCGGGGATACAATCTTTGTTCTTGAAAACGGCAGTCTTGTTCCAACTGAGGTTACTGATATTGAGACAGTTAACGAAAAGGTAAGGACGTATAACCTTGAAGTGAAGGGGGATCATAATTACTTTGCGAATGGCGCTTTGGTGCATAACATAGGATGCCCCACAACCCCGGGTCCAAGGACTATTTCTCAGAGGGGCGCAGAAAGGGAAATAAGGGCAAATCGTTATCATCTTGGCGATAGACCAAATGTTCCAGCATCTCAGGTTTCGAGTAGCCCTGAGCCTCCATCTACGACACGTTTAGGCCTTACAGACCCAAATGACAAAAAAAAGCTATTGCATTTGCTTAACCTACTAAGAGGCGGAGGTTAA
- a CDS encoding KH domain-containing protein produces MAEYVYELKIPKDRVAVLIGKNGEVKKRLESTAEVKIDVDSEEGDCLLKGEDALALFTMLEVVRAIGRGFNPDTAMQLFKQDYVLDVISLGEFSKNGLARARGRVIGEKGKCRETIETLTDSQISVYGKTICIIGRAENVTLARRAIENLLKGNSHASVYSWLERQRKKFGHEFLRG; encoded by the coding sequence ATGGCAGAATATGTGTATGAACTGAAGATACCTAAGGATCGCGTAGCTGTGCTTATCGGGAAGAATGGAGAGGTAAAGAAAAGGCTGGAGAGCACTGCTGAAGTCAAGATAGATGTGGACTCGGAGGAAGGAGACTGCCTGCTGAAGGGAGAGGATGCGCTTGCCCTGTTCACAATGCTTGAGGTTGTCCGGGCCATTGGCAGGGGATTTAATCCTGATACTGCGATGCAGCTGTTCAAGCAGGATTATGTATTGGATGTGATTTCCCTTGGGGAGTTCAGCAAGAACGGCCTTGCCAGGGCCAGAGGAAGGGTTATTGGGGAGAAGGGAAAATGCCGGGAAACAATTGAGACACTGACTGATTCGCAGATTTCTGTGTATGGCAAGACGATATGCATCATCGGACGGGCTGAGAACGTAACATTGGCGAGACGGGCTATTGAGAATCTGCTGAAAGGCAATTCCCATGCGAGCGTCTATAGCTGGCTGGAGAGGCAGAGGAAGAAGTTTGGGCATGAGTTTTTGAGGGGGTAG
- a CDS encoding serine protein kinase RIO, with amino-acid sequence MARITREKFKTEHTVFDAFTNRTIFKLLSQGNFDGLIGPVSMGKEANVFVAAKGDEKVILKIYRLENADFNRMFEYIQGDPRFENLRRSRRHVIFAWCRREFKNLLKAREAGVEAPVPLAFANNVIVMSFIGNSEASPKLKHAIPGHPAIFFRETLKDIERLAALGFVHGDLSAFNVLNYHERPVFIDFSHCTGVKNPRFWEFLRRDVRNICSYFEKLGVKSDQERIVKRLMRIVERCNI; translated from the coding sequence ATGGCACGGATAACACGCGAGAAATTCAAGACTGAGCATACTGTGTTTGATGCGTTCACGAATCGGACCATCTTTAAGCTGCTTTCACAGGGCAATTTTGACGGCCTGATTGGCCCGGTCTCTATGGGAAAGGAAGCGAACGTATTTGTTGCTGCAAAAGGGGACGAAAAAGTCATTTTGAAGATCTATAGGCTGGAGAATGCGGATTTCAACAGGATGTTTGAGTACATCCAGGGCGATCCAAGATTCGAGAATCTCAGGAGAAGCAGGAGACACGTCATCTTTGCGTGGTGCAGAAGGGAATTCAAGAACCTGCTGAAGGCAAGGGAAGCGGGTGTTGAGGCTCCGGTTCCGCTGGCTTTTGCAAACAATGTGATTGTGATGAGCTTTATTGGGAATTCGGAAGCCAGCCCGAAGCTGAAGCACGCTATTCCAGGGCATCCGGCTATTTTTTTCAGGGAGACCTTAAAGGACATAGAGCGGCTTGCTGCTCTTGGATTTGTGCATGGAGATTTATCTGCGTTTAATGTGCTGAATTACCATGAACGGCCTGTGTTTATTGATTTCTCGCATTGCACGGGGGTGAAGAACCCGCGGTTTTGGGAGTTTCTCAGGCGAGATGTGAGAAATATTTGCAGCTATTTTGAGAAGCTCGGGGTCAAGAGCGACCAGGAGAGAATCGTAAAGAGACTTATGCGGATTGTTGAGCGATGTAACATTTAA